CTGTGAATAACAAACAGAATTGAATTGATGGGCAATTTATCCATGGTTTGCTGGATAGATAAGATGGTAAAAATAATTTGAGGCCAATCATCTTTTGCTAGTTTCTTCCTTCTTTCATGGAGCTAGGTTATCTTCTGGCATTGCACCATTGCACCAGTGTTCTGACGAAAGGTTATTCgactcaagacattaactctgatttctctccacagatgcaaccagacctgctgagcttttccagcaatttctgtttttgttgcatcgTTGAGGTCACTAATTAATCAGGAAATGCCAAAACTGCACATTGATGAGTGcctttttggggtagaagtgtgGGGTTAGTAGGAATATCATAGCCAAATCTGATCCTGCCATCACCAACATCTGCACATCTGCATTCTAGCTGGGGTCACTAGACTGTGAGCAGAAATATGAACCCTAATTGATTTTAGCCCTCCCTCACCCAAACCAATTGTAGCAGCTGTGTTATTATCCTGGTGTCTATTACAGTAGAATCAtccaacaaaagaaaacatttaaagtTCTGTTGATTGTTCTTTCAACAGGGCATGCCCCTGTGGATTAACATTGTCCAAATTGGAGCTGGAGGATTTGGAGCTGACAGAGCCTTGCTTGTTGGGTGTAGATTCAGGAACACTAAACGAAACCACTGGGCATGGCCCTTTCAAATTATTGCAGACCAAACTGCTGAGTGTTGCAGTATTCACAATGTCAAAACCAACTTTTCCACCGAAGGTGCTGGGTTTCCAATATGCAGGAGAGCAAATTATGTTTCCCATTAAACCTTTCAAAGAGAATGGGGCGCCCATCTCGACCATAGATTCCCCGAAGATGGCTCCAGGTCTTGGTTTTTCTATCATCAGGCCAGGATACAACTCTACGGCATCAATATCTCCATAaagttctctcagctcagctgcCATCTCATTCTCTCCTGTAACATAAAGAAGATATTGTAAtgtaattactatttttaaaaagtgaaaaaggTACCATACATTCTCAGTATCAAGTGGTAATCTTTATTATGGTGGTTTTGGAGGAAGGTCCACATACTCAGGTGTCAGAACTTTAATGTCATCAACAAGGAGCCACTAATGACTATTGTCAACCTGGTGATGCATCCTATCCCTCAAATAAATGGGACATTCTAATCCCTAAGCAGATGAGCTCCAAACAGAAAAATTTGTAAGAGAAAGCTTGAAAGTATTAAGTTTCAGTGTTGTATTTACCCACAAATAACTCATTGGTAAAATGAATGGTTCTCTCCCACctacattttgtttcagtatCAGTGCTGTATCACAATGTAACTGTTTCCTATACTACTCATCCTGAAGTGACCTACAAGTTTAGTGCTAATTAATGCTGTATGACAGTCACATATTAAAGATAATGTTTGTTTGGAAATGGGTAATCGCACTGCCAGTAGAAAGGTATCAGAAAATAAgctttcaagctgaatttgaGCCTGAGAATATAGAATTAAAGAATAGCCTGCTGACTGACCCTCACCTTTTTCATTTACACTTAAATTGTATCAAATATTATTTAATTACTACTTTTGGATGAAAACTGTACCTGTAAGCTCTTCAAAAGACTCATAAGGCTTCATTAAGAAGTGTTTTCTATATTCGTTCAGAGACTTGTAACGCATCTGCCGTGTGTGTTCAATGGTAGAGATAGCCACTTTAATCAATGCTGCATTTATATTTCTACCTCCAGCAACCTGTAGGAAAAACAGTATTATTAGCTTTAAAGCTTTCAAGGAATCCAAGTTCCACTGCCAAATAAGCAGTTAATAATCAAAGCTGTATTTAATGAAGTTTCAATAGTTGCTGAATTAAAGAATTGGAAGGTGAAACAAAGCCAGCATTAACTGCAACATAAGGACTATGACATGGAGTGTACACATTTGACACAACAGTTTAAGTGTTAATATTGACTCCATTGTTGCAGCCGAAATGACTTGCTGGTTTTACACCAAGATGTAATAGACTGAAGATGAGCTGATTCTTACCCTGCCTGCAATCTGCCTGGTGAATGAAGCCACCATGTTGGAGATGCCGTGTTCGAGCAGCACAGAGTTATTGAAGAGGAATTCACGGTAACTGTAATCTTTGTGCTGGATGTTGAAGGAATCAGGCATCAGGGGATGCCAGTGATAGAGGGTATTGAACTCCGATGCAATCCGATTACTGTATTGGAATTGTTGGTTAAAGAGTAGCTCTGGATCAAATTTCAGCTTGAAGTGATAACCACTCAGATGTTGCACATAATCTTCAATTACAATTTTGATCGTCTCCCCTGTTAACATTAATAATATAATTTAaggatttattttaatgcagaagGTTTCAATGCcaaaatatatttattcaaaCTTCACTTTAAAACTGTGAAGTTCTAAAAATaagctgtttttatattttatgcCAGCATGCTGCTCTGCATCTTAATATGGGTTGGTCCAAAGGATCAGGAGGTATTTTAGAAAGCAGCTGAACATGCTGGATCCACTCACCTATCAATATAAGTCTGGTTGTCTGAAAAAGCCGTTCATCATCCCAGTCAGGGTGCTCCACTTTCAACACATCACAAACTCGGTTGTGTTCCCGCAGCCAGATAGTTGCATACATCATCAACCCCGGAACCAGGCCAAAGAATTCTTGGCCCACGGCAAACCGCAAGTGGTCTGGGATATGGGGAGGGTAAGTCATCTCTACTTCTGCATCCTTAACAGTGGGAGGATAAACCTCTCCATTAAAAACCTACAAGAAATGTTTGTGGATTAGATAATTTCATGGAAGCTTCATACAAACACTGCCAAACAGATCAAAAGTACTTGGGCATTGAACATGCAAATATTGCTGCCTCTTTTAATACACGATAACAAATTCTGTTTAAACATCTACCTGATATTTAAGTTTTCCATCCGTAAATAGTCTTAATTTGTGCTGTCGATCCAAAGTTTCTCCATAGACATGGCTCAGGTCAACCTGCAAAATGTaaagaatataaaatataaattcaCCATAATTTTAAAAGTAGTGTTGGaattataaatattttttgaTATGAATTGATTTATGATAAGCATAATGATTAATCTTTTTATGTTCAATATTTGTGAATTATTGCTGAAGCCATAGAAATGATTTCTACTTACACCATGTCCTAAACCTTTTGTAAATTCAGGGCCTCGGATCTGGTCAGTCTTAAAAAACTGGTGGGTGAAATGCTGAGCAAAAAAGGCAAACATCATATTGGTCTTTTGTGGATCAGGTACAAATTTCTTCCTCATCAGGAATCGTTCAGCTAAATACTTGGGATCAGGCAGTGTTTTCTTTCCTGTGAGAGGAGAGAGTGAGA
The Chiloscyllium plagiosum isolate BGI_BamShark_2017 chromosome 11, ASM401019v2, whole genome shotgun sequence DNA segment above includes these coding regions:
- the ptgs2b gene encoding prostaglandin G/H synthase 2, producing the protein MFGKAGKANPRGMLLLLVAALLPLHQAANPCCSNPCANRGVCTAVGSGSYECDCTRTGFYGENCTTPEFWTWVKLSLKPTPNTVHHILTHYPGIWNLVNQIPFLRDRIMRYVLTSRSHLIDSPPTYNSNYAYKSWEAYANISFYTRSLPPTPEDCPTPMGVVGKKTLPDPKYLAERFLMRKKFVPDPQKTNMMFAFFAQHFTHQFFKTDQIRGPEFTKGLGHGVDLSHVYGETLDRQHKLRLFTDGKLKYQVFNGEVYPPTVKDAEVEMTYPPHIPDHLRFAVGQEFFGLVPGLMMYATIWLREHNRVCDVLKVEHPDWDDERLFQTTRLILIGETIKIVIEDYVQHLSGYHFKLKFDPELLFNQQFQYSNRIASEFNTLYHWHPLMPDSFNIQHKDYSYREFLFNNSVLLEHGISNMVASFTRQIAGRVAGGRNINAALIKVAISTIEHTRQMRYKSLNEYRKHFLMKPYESFEELTGENEMAAELRELYGDIDAVELYPGLMIEKPRPGAIFGESMVEMGAPFSLKGLMGNIICSPAYWKPSTFGGKVGFDIVNTATLSSLVCNNLKGPCPVVSFSVPESTPNKQGSVSSKSSSSNLDNVNPQGHALLKEQSTEL